In Candidatus Kaistella beijingensis, a genomic segment contains:
- a CDS encoding NAD(P)H-binding protein, translating into MKALVIGATGATGKDLVNKLLEDKDFQEVHAFVRRPLNIENEKLKAHVVDFEKPEEWKDLIKGDVAFSCLGTTLKDAGSKDAQRKVDFDYQYQFAKNAKENEVEDYILVSSYGANSNSKIFYSRMKGELEKEVKNLHFNKMTIFQPGMLERKDSERTGEVLGGKIIKFANKLGIFESQKPLPTDVLAQAMINSSKIKSYGYSKIKLGSIFSFAEKNND; encoded by the coding sequence ATGAAAGCTCTCGTTATCGGCGCAACAGGCGCAACCGGAAAAGATTTGGTGAATAAATTATTGGAAGATAAAGATTTTCAGGAAGTTCACGCCTTCGTAAGGCGACCTCTAAATATTGAAAATGAAAAATTGAAAGCCCATGTTGTAGATTTCGAAAAACCTGAGGAATGGAAAGATTTAATAAAAGGCGACGTTGCTTTTTCCTGTCTTGGGACTACTTTGAAGGACGCTGGAAGTAAAGACGCGCAACGAAAAGTAGATTTCGATTATCAATATCAATTTGCCAAAAACGCTAAAGAAAACGAGGTTGAAGATTACATTTTAGTTTCATCGTATGGCGCAAATTCAAATTCGAAAATTTTCTACTCCCGAATGAAAGGCGAACTGGAAAAGGAAGTGAAAAATCTTCATTTTAATAAAATGACTATCTTTCAACCCGGAATGTTGGAGCGAAAAGATTCTGAAAGAACCGGCGAAGTTTTGGGCGGAAAAATCATCAAATTTGCCAACAAATTAGGCATCTTCGAAAGCCAAAAACCTTTACCAACGGATGTTTTGGCACAAGCAATGATAAATTCTTCCAAAATAAAATCATATGGTTATTCCAAAATAAAGCTGGGTAGCATTTTCAGTTTCGCGGAAAAAAATAATGATTAG
- a CDS encoding MmcQ/YjbR family DNA-binding protein: MLAEEIRDYCLTKKGVTESFPFDAETLVFKVGGKMFLLIPLEKQPAQFSAKAEPDYSVELRERFPQITGAYHMNKLHWNSVVCDGLKKDLILKLIDDSYELVFKSLTRKMQQDVLNSL, encoded by the coding sequence ATGCTTGCCGAAGAAATCCGAGATTACTGTTTGACCAAAAAAGGAGTCACCGAAAGTTTTCCTTTCGATGCGGAAACGTTGGTGTTTAAAGTAGGAGGGAAGATGTTTTTGTTGATTCCACTAGAAAAACAGCCTGCGCAATTTTCAGCGAAAGCCGAACCTGATTACAGTGTGGAATTACGGGAACGTTTTCCGCAAATTACGGGAGCGTATCATATGAACAAACTCCATTGGAATTCCGTGGTTTGCGACGGTTTGAAAAAGGATTTGATTCTAAAACTGATTGATGATTCTTATGAATTAGTTTTTAAATCTTTGACCAGGAAAATGCAGCAGGATGTTTTGAATTCATTGTAA
- a CDS encoding TerC family protein gives MEIEIIISLLTLIALEVVLGIDNIIFISILANKLPKEQQRKARNVGILLAAVMRLGLLLLIVQIMKLDKNFFTIFGMGITGKELILILGGLFLIYKSTSEIYHKMEGEDGNVTKSLTNVTFSAIIAQILIMDFVFSIDSIITAVGMVKELWVMYTAVIVSVIVMLIAARPISDFVNRHPAFKILALSFLLLIGFSLIVEGFEGEIPKGYIYFAMAFSLLVDIIQMRVNKKSQPVQLNEHVTNDEK, from the coding sequence ATGGAAATAGAAATTATTATCTCACTGCTTACCTTAATCGCACTAGAAGTGGTTTTGGGAATCGACAACATCATTTTCATCTCGATTTTAGCGAATAAACTACCAAAAGAACAACAGCGAAAAGCCCGCAACGTCGGAATTTTGCTCGCAGCAGTAATGCGTTTAGGACTTTTGCTCCTCATCGTTCAAATAATGAAATTGGATAAGAATTTCTTTACGATTTTTGGAATGGGAATTACCGGAAAAGAACTGATTTTGATTTTGGGAGGTCTCTTTCTGATTTATAAAAGTACCTCCGAAATTTATCATAAAATGGAGGGAGAAGATGGTAACGTTACTAAAAGTTTAACCAACGTTACATTCAGCGCAATTATCGCACAGATTTTAATTATGGATTTTGTTTTCTCAATCGACTCCATCATTACTGCGGTAGGAATGGTAAAAGAACTTTGGGTAATGTACACTGCGGTAATTGTTTCTGTGATTGTAATGTTGATTGCAGCAAGACCAATCAGTGATTTTGTGAACCGTCATCCTGCGTTTAAAATTCTTGCACTTTCCTTCCTCCTACTTATCGGATTCTCCCTTATCGTAGAAGGTTTTGAAGGCGAAATTCCGAAAGGCTACATTTATTTTGCGATGGCATTTTCGCTGCTTGTTGACATCATACAAATGCGCGTCAACAAAAAAAGTCAACCAGTACAACTGAATGAACACGTCACAAATGATGAAAAATAA
- a CDS encoding TetR/AcrR family transcriptional regulator has product MEIQLKFKVTDALYLRDPESTDTGKSIVRSSIELMGEIGYEQFTFKKLAAYNHTTEATIYRYFANKHKLLLYILNWYWNYIFYLSQIVANSAKTPREQLQKILRIITHTDENFSDLLDYNIDTLYEIVISESSKVYLVKEVDEINKENVFTPYKDLCGYIAGIILLVNPNYQYPKSLSSTIMETAHDQQFFSMHLPKLTDNDTNEHREYVLEFLKNLVFKLL; this is encoded by the coding sequence GTGGAAATTCAATTAAAATTTAAAGTAACCGACGCACTTTATCTACGCGACCCTGAATCAACGGACACCGGAAAATCTATTGTTAGATCGTCGATAGAACTGATGGGTGAAATTGGCTATGAACAGTTTACCTTCAAAAAATTGGCGGCGTATAATCACACTACGGAAGCTACTATTTATCGATACTTTGCCAATAAACATAAATTATTGCTTTATATCCTGAACTGGTATTGGAACTATATTTTTTACCTCTCGCAAATTGTTGCAAACAGCGCTAAAACTCCCAGGGAACAATTGCAGAAAATTTTAAGAATTATCACACACACCGACGAGAATTTTTCTGATCTGTTGGATTACAATATCGATACGCTCTATGAAATCGTCATTTCCGAGAGCAGTAAAGTATATTTGGTAAAGGAGGTGGATGAAATTAATAAGGAAAACGTTTTTACGCCATATAAGGATTTGTGCGGCTACATTGCAGGAATCATTTTATTGGTAAATCCAAATTATCAGTACCCAAAATCTTTGTCAAGTACCATTATGGAAACCGCTCATGACCAACAGTTTTTCAGTATGCACCTTCCCAAACTTACGGATAATGATACTAATGAACACCGAGAATACGTTTTGGAATTTTTAAAAAATTTGGTTTTTAAATTGCTTTAG
- a CDS encoding bifunctional riboflavin kinase/FAD synthetase, producing MKIIKDLNAISSTIPLSLSIGMFDGVHKGHQSIIKKLNLMAEQKNLESAVFTFWPHPRTVFNPNDDLKLLNTIDEKTYLLEKNGVQNLFLKEFDEDFRNLTGEEFVKQILVEKLNVKHLIIGYDHTFGKNKSGDFQLLQKMAPEFGFEVEQVEAVDFHDKHISSTQIRNALSVGNVKEAAEMLGYVYSVSGEVVHGKKIGRTIGYPTANIAVNPIKLLPKKGAYIVDVYVKNNHLKGMLSIGTNPTVNGNSLSTEVYILDFNEEIYGEEISVNFREFLHDEIKFESMEKLIERLDEDKKITEIYPF from the coding sequence TTGAAAATCATTAAAGACTTAAACGCAATTTCTTCAACTATTCCACTTTCACTTTCAATAGGAATGTTTGATGGCGTTCACAAAGGTCATCAAAGCATCATTAAAAAATTGAATTTGATGGCGGAACAAAAAAATTTGGAATCTGCAGTTTTTACTTTTTGGCCACATCCAAGAACTGTTTTCAACCCGAATGACGATTTGAAATTGCTGAACACGATTGATGAAAAAACCTATCTATTAGAAAAGAACGGTGTTCAGAATTTGTTTTTAAAGGAATTTGATGAAGATTTTAGAAATTTGACCGGAGAAGAATTTGTAAAACAAATCTTGGTCGAAAAACTCAACGTAAAACATTTAATCATCGGTTACGACCATACTTTTGGGAAAAATAAAAGCGGTGATTTTCAACTTTTACAAAAAATGGCTCCCGAATTTGGTTTTGAAGTGGAACAAGTTGAAGCGGTTGATTTTCACGACAAACACATCAGTTCTACCCAGATTAGAAATGCGTTGAGTGTAGGAAATGTGAAGGAAGCCGCAGAAATGTTGGGTTACGTTTATTCTGTTTCGGGAGAAGTTGTCCACGGAAAAAAAATCGGTAGGACAATCGGTTATCCAACTGCGAATATTGCTGTAAATCCTATAAAACTTTTACCGAAAAAAGGTGCTTATATTGTTGATGTTTATGTTAAAAATAATCACCTGAAGGGAATGTTGAGCATTGGAACAAATCCCACCGTAAATGGAAATTCACTCTCTACCGAAGTTTATATCCTTGATTTTAATGAAGAAATTTATGGTGAAGAAATCTCCGTGAATTTCCGAGAATTCTTGCACGATGAAATCAAATTTGAAAGTATGGAAAAATTGATTGAAAGACTCGACGAGGATAAGAAAATTACTGAAATTTACCCTTTCTAA
- the atpD gene encoding F0F1 ATP synthase subunit beta, whose protein sequence is MANPIKGKISQIIGPVIDVVFKDAEALPKIYDALEITKTDGTKLILEVEQHIGEDSVRCIAMDATDGLQRGQEVTGSGKQITMPTGEGVYGRLFNVVGDAIDGIQQVSKETGLPIHREAPKFDQLSTSAEVLFTGIKVIDLVEPYAKGGKIGLFGGAGVGKTVLIQELINNIAKGHGGLSVFAGVGERTREGNDLLREMLESGIIKYGDDFMHSMENGGWDLSKVNLEEMKDSKCTFVFGQMNEPPGARARVALSGLTIAEYFRDGDGQGQGRDVLFFVDNIFRFTQAGSEVSALLGRMPSAVGYQPTLASEMGAMQERITSTKNGSITSVQAIYVPADDLTDPAPATTFAHLDATTVLDRKIASLGIYPAVDPLASTSRILTPEILGDEHYDCAQRVKEILQKYKALQDIIAILGMEELSEEDKLAVYRARKVQRFLSQPFHVAEQFTGIPGALVDIKDTIKGFNMIIDGELDHLPEAAFNLKGTIEEAIEHGQKMLAENA, encoded by the coding sequence ATGGCAAACCCAATTAAAGGAAAAATTTCTCAAATTATCGGTCCGGTTATCGACGTGGTTTTTAAAGATGCAGAAGCACTTCCAAAGATTTACGACGCTCTTGAAATCACTAAAACTGACGGGACAAAACTTATTCTCGAAGTTGAACAACATATCGGTGAAGATTCTGTAAGATGTATCGCAATGGATGCAACCGACGGTCTTCAGAGAGGTCAGGAAGTTACAGGTTCAGGTAAACAAATTACGATGCCAACAGGTGAAGGTGTTTACGGAAGACTTTTTAACGTGGTTGGAGACGCGATCGACGGAATTCAACAGGTTTCTAAAGAAACAGGTTTGCCGATTCACAGAGAAGCTCCGAAATTTGACCAATTGTCAACTTCTGCGGAAGTTCTTTTTACAGGGATTAAAGTTATTGACCTTGTTGAACCTTACGCAAAAGGAGGTAAAATCGGTTTGTTCGGTGGAGCAGGTGTTGGTAAAACGGTATTGATCCAGGAATTAATTAACAATATTGCAAAAGGTCACGGTGGACTTTCTGTATTCGCAGGAGTAGGAGAAAGAACCAGAGAAGGAAACGACCTTTTGAGAGAAATGCTTGAATCTGGTATTATTAAATATGGCGACGATTTCATGCACTCTATGGAAAATGGAGGATGGGATTTGTCTAAAGTAAATCTTGAGGAAATGAAAGACTCTAAATGTACTTTCGTTTTTGGACAGATGAACGAACCACCGGGAGCAAGAGCGAGAGTTGCACTTTCAGGTTTGACGATTGCAGAATATTTCCGTGACGGTGACGGACAAGGACAGGGAAGAGACGTATTGTTCTTCGTTGACAACATTTTCCGTTTTACACAGGCAGGTTCTGAAGTATCTGCACTTCTTGGAAGGATGCCTTCTGCGGTAGGTTATCAACCAACTTTGGCTTCTGAAATGGGTGCGATGCAGGAAAGAATTACTTCCACTAAAAATGGTTCCATTACTTCAGTTCAGGCGATTTATGTTCCTGCGGATGACTTAACTGACCCGGCTCCTGCAACAACGTTTGCTCACTTGGATGCAACTACCGTATTGGACAGAAAAATTGCTTCATTAGGTATTTATCCAGCTGTTGATCCATTGGCTTCAACTTCAAGAATCTTGACTCCCGAAATTTTAGGAGATGAACATTACGACTGTGCACAAAGAGTAAAAGAAATCCTTCAAAAATATAAAGCATTGCAGGATATCATCGCGATTCTTGGGATGGAAGAACTTTCAGAAGAAGATAAACTGGCGGTTTACCGTGCGAGAAAAGTGCAGAGATTCCTTTCTCAGCCGTTCCACGTTGCAGAGCAGTTTACAGGTATTCCAGGAGCATTGGTTGATATCAAAGATACCATCAAAGGTTTCAACATGATTATTGATGGTGAGTTGGATCACCTTCCGGAAGCGGCTTTCAACTTGAAAGGAACCATCGAGGAAGCGATCGAGCACGGACAAAAAATGTTGGCGGAAAACGCATAA
- a CDS encoding FoF1 ATP synthase subunit delta/epsilon, with protein sequence MNIKILTPEFVVFDGEVSSVLLPGKNGDFHIMKDHAAIVASLVGGKVKVFTNEIKEDFAKHFTKENEKESVFSFPVKSGVVEFNNNKGIILAE encoded by the coding sequence ATGAATATCAAAATTTTAACTCCGGAATTTGTAGTTTTTGATGGCGAAGTAAGTTCAGTGCTTCTTCCCGGTAAGAATGGCGATTTCCATATCATGAAAGATCACGCCGCGATTGTAGCTTCGTTGGTAGGTGGAAAGGTAAAAGTTTTCACAAATGAAATCAAGGAAGATTTCGCAAAACATTTCACGAAAGAAAATGAAAAAGAAAGTGTTTTCTCTTTCCCCGTGAAAAGCGGAGTGGTTGAATTCAATAATAATAAAGGTATTATTCTCGCTGAGTAA
- a CDS encoding COG4705 family protein, whose product MEKLNKTNFNKVAEITLLFWLMKIIATTLGETLGDFIAQTLNLGYVVGIAITFLFFIVVLTIQLSLKKYIPVFYWLVIIGTTTFGTEISDFIDRSLHLGYEWGSLLLVCGLLLTLFLWYKKFGNLEFYPIFERNKEIYFWIAVLFSNSLGTAFGDFLKDNLGLSYLQGAMITGAIIMMVVLLHYFTEFNHILLFWIAFIFTRPFGATFGDFLTKPVAKGGLDLGTLNASIVSVMLIGILILVSHQRIKKI is encoded by the coding sequence ATGGAAAAACTGAATAAAACCAACTTCAACAAAGTTGCGGAAATTACCCTTCTTTTTTGGTTGATGAAAATTATCGCGACGACTTTGGGCGAAACACTCGGAGATTTTATCGCGCAGACTTTGAACTTGGGTTATGTGGTCGGAATTGCAATTACTTTTCTGTTCTTTATTGTGGTCTTAACGATTCAACTATCGCTGAAAAAATATATTCCCGTTTTTTATTGGCTCGTCATTATCGGAACCACAACTTTTGGTACGGAAATTTCGGATTTTATTGACAGAAGTCTGCATCTTGGTTATGAGTGGGGAAGTTTGCTATTGGTTTGTGGGCTTTTGTTAACGCTATTTCTGTGGTACAAAAAATTTGGAAATCTGGAATTCTACCCTATTTTTGAGCGAAATAAAGAAATCTATTTTTGGATTGCGGTTTTGTTTTCCAACAGTTTGGGAACGGCTTTCGGTGATTTCTTGAAAGACAATTTGGGTTTGAGTTATTTACAGGGCGCGATGATTACGGGTGCTATTATCATGATGGTGGTTCTACTCCACTATTTCACCGAATTCAACCATATTTTGTTATTTTGGATTGCATTTATTTTTACAAGACCGTTTGGAGCAACTTTCGGTGATTTCCTCACAAAACCTGTGGCAAAAGGCGGTTTGGATTTGGGAACGCTGAATGCTTCAATTGTTTCGGTAATGTTGATTGGGATTTTAATTTTGGTTTCACATCAGAGGATTAAAAAAATTTAA
- the rnk gene encoding nucleoside diphosphate kinase regulator, whose amino-acid sequence MKQILITKQDYTRIHQAITNAKQSNSIKKDEAEKLLAELHSAKIVKSEEIPADVVTMNSIVKFHFENNKKEMQFQIVYPNQADFRNGKVSIFSPVAAALIGYGVNDEIEWIVPSGVTKIIIDEIIYQPEAAGDLDL is encoded by the coding sequence ATGAAACAAATATTAATTACAAAACAAGATTATACAAGGATCCATCAAGCGATAACCAACGCCAAACAGAGCAATTCCATTAAAAAAGATGAAGCCGAAAAGTTGTTGGCAGAGCTACATTCCGCAAAAATTGTAAAGTCGGAAGAAATTCCCGCAGATGTGGTGACAATGAATTCTATCGTTAAATTTCATTTTGAAAACAATAAAAAGGAAATGCAGTTTCAAATTGTATATCCCAATCAGGCAGATTTCAGAAACGGAAAAGTTTCGATTTTTTCTCCAGTTGCAGCTGCTTTGATCGGTTATGGCGTAAATGACGAAATCGAATGGATTGTTCCTTCCGGAGTTACGAAAATTATTATCGATGAGATTATTTATCAACCGGAAGCGGCGGGAGACTTGGATTTGTAG
- a CDS encoding aminotransferase class I/II-fold pyridoxal phosphate-dependent enzyme, whose amino-acid sequence MTDIFDRLRKNPGPLGQFADYGEGYFVFPKLEGPIGPRMKFQGKEVVFWSANDYLGLCNHPEVLETDAKAAAEYGMFYPMGARAMSGETEQHQQLERELAEFVGKEAAYLLNFGYQGMVSTIDALVSRHDVIVYDADSHACIVDGVRLHMGKSFTFKHNDIESLEKNLARATKVAEENGGGVLVITEGVFGMRGMQGKLKEICDLKAKFSFRLLVDDAHGFGTLGKTGAGAGEEQGCQDQIDVYFSTFAKSMAGFGAFIAGDKDIIRILKYNLRSQIFAKSLTMPMVIGGLKRLELLRSRPEIKAKLWENVHKLQNGLKERGFNLGNTNTCVTPVMMEGTPVEATLLSKDLRENYGIFTSVVVYPVIPKGMILLRLIPTASHTDSEINETLAAFEAIHEKLVSGFYKEQAQKLLEEQNLSFKPI is encoded by the coding sequence ATGACAGATATTTTTGACCGGTTACGAAAAAATCCGGGACCTTTGGGACAGTTTGCAGATTATGGAGAAGGATATTTCGTTTTCCCAAAATTAGAAGGACCAATCGGACCGCGAATGAAATTTCAAGGGAAAGAGGTAGTTTTTTGGAGTGCAAACGATTACCTCGGATTGTGCAATCACCCAGAAGTTTTAGAGACCGACGCAAAAGCAGCCGCAGAATACGGAATGTTCTATCCGATGGGAGCAAGAGCAATGTCTGGAGAAACCGAGCAACACCAACAATTGGAAAGAGAATTAGCAGAATTTGTTGGAAAAGAAGCTGCATATCTTTTGAATTTCGGTTACCAGGGAATGGTTTCTACAATTGATGCTTTGGTTTCAAGACACGACGTAATCGTTTATGACGCAGATTCTCACGCATGTATTGTGGATGGAGTTCGTTTACACATGGGAAAAAGTTTTACTTTTAAACATAACGACATTGAGAGTTTAGAGAAAAATCTCGCAAGAGCAACCAAAGTTGCAGAAGAAAACGGCGGTGGAGTGTTAGTGATTACGGAAGGAGTTTTTGGAATGCGTGGAATGCAGGGAAAACTGAAAGAAATTTGTGATTTGAAGGCAAAATTCAGTTTCCGACTTTTGGTGGATGATGCACACGGTTTCGGTACTTTAGGAAAAACTGGAGCTGGAGCAGGTGAAGAGCAAGGTTGTCAAGACCAGATTGATGTTTACTTCTCGACCTTCGCAAAATCGATGGCGGGGTTTGGAGCATTTATCGCAGGAGATAAAGACATCATCAGAATTTTAAAATATAACCTGCGTTCGCAAATCTTCGCAAAATCTTTAACGATGCCAATGGTTATCGGAGGATTAAAAAGATTGGAATTGCTTCGTTCGAGACCAGAAATCAAGGCAAAGCTTTGGGAGAACGTGCACAAGCTTCAAAACGGTTTGAAAGAAAGAGGATTTAACCTGGGAAACACCAATACTTGTGTTACTCCCGTTATGATGGAAGGAACGCCGGTTGAAGCTACCCTGCTTTCAAAAGATTTGAGAGAAAATTACGGAATTTTCACTTCTGTAGTGGTATATCCCGTAATTCCAAAAGGAATGATTTTGTTGAGATTGATTCCAACCGCTTCGCACACCGATTCCGAAATCAACGAAACTTTGGCGGCGTTTGAAGCCATCCACGAAAAGTTGGTTTCTGGTTTTTACAAAGAACAGGCGCAAAAACTTTTAGAAGAACAAAACTTGTCTTTCAAACCGATTTAG
- a CDS encoding PLP-dependent cysteine synthase family protein translates to MTNVYDNILGLIGNTPMVKLNTVTKDIPATVYAKLESYNPGHSTKDRIAIHIIEAAEKKGLLKPGSTIVETTSGNTGFSIAMVCIIKGYKCILAVSNKTKKEKIAYLKALGATVYICPANVPADDPRSYYEVAKRIAAETPGSIYINQYFNELNIDAHYQTTGPEIWEQTEGKITHLIACTGTGGTLSGSAKYLKEKNPNIKIIGVDASGSILKGFHETGKINKDDIHPYQIEGMGKNLIPSALLFDQVDEFVRVNDEMSAYRTREIALKEAIMGGYTTGAVVQGLLQYANSHEFSKDDVVVAIFPDHGSRYITKVYSDKWMEEQGFISNCVHNYDEVFKTEIIK, encoded by the coding sequence ATGACTAATGTTTACGATAACATTCTTGGCTTAATCGGCAATACTCCTATGGTGAAATTAAATACAGTAACCAAAGATATTCCCGCAACTGTTTATGCCAAATTAGAATCTTATAATCCCGGCCATTCCACCAAAGACAGAATAGCAATCCATATTATAGAGGCGGCTGAAAAAAAAGGTCTTCTGAAGCCAGGTTCAACGATTGTTGAAACCACTTCGGGAAACACCGGATTTTCCATCGCCATGGTATGTATCATTAAAGGTTATAAATGTATTCTTGCAGTAAGCAATAAGACAAAGAAAGAAAAAATAGCCTACTTAAAGGCACTTGGAGCCACCGTTTATATTTGTCCGGCAAATGTTCCTGCAGATGACCCTCGTTCTTATTACGAAGTCGCTAAAAGAATTGCTGCGGAAACTCCGGGTTCTATCTACATCAACCAATACTTCAACGAACTGAATATTGATGCTCATTACCAAACAACTGGTCCTGAAATTTGGGAGCAAACGGAAGGTAAAATTACGCATCTTATCGCTTGTACAGGAACTGGTGGAACTTTATCGGGTTCAGCAAAATATTTAAAGGAGAAAAATCCTAACATCAAAATTATCGGAGTTGATGCTTCAGGTTCTATTTTAAAAGGTTTCCACGAAACCGGAAAAATAAATAAAGACGATATCCATCCCTATCAAATTGAAGGTATGGGAAAAAATCTGATTCCTTCCGCGCTTCTTTTCGACCAAGTAGATGAGTTTGTTCGAGTAAATGATGAAATGTCCGCATACAGAACAAGAGAAATCGCACTGAAAGAAGCCATCATGGGTGGCTATACAACTGGAGCTGTTGTTCAAGGGCTTTTGCAATATGCAAATTCTCACGAGTTTTCAAAAGATGATGTGGTGGTTGCCATTTTTCCAGACCACGGTTCAAGATACATCACCAAAGTGTATAGCGATAAATGGATGGAAGAACAAGGATTCATCAGTAATTGCGTTCATAATTATGACGAAGTTTTTAAAACTGAAATCATCAAATAA